A region from the Thermanaeromonas toyohensis ToBE genome encodes:
- a CDS encoding TM1802 family CRISPR-associated protein, with protein sequence MFIERLIAQGEPLLEYGMTPRQTLLQISDVANEKHGRFFENVMVIEVCCEREFEAAALPLQTWGELISQEGKKKRIVTFRPDVERGLGTPFIIVTGGIKKYPQGRYGVPVYPAYPGSINEISSSKDEALSFLRGRLRRTLHLPRKFTSEEELVLAELLREIALQVKRRMEEGISQGYALVVLTLPTPNGPYRYAGKIPMIGDPSYTLVGESILHKGQFIVAHLPTIANYFWASKMEEGAEKGRRERCSLCGVNEESVSVYSKAWSWLAPTWHAPLSEELKKGKDIDLAAAVGALCKKCYSSLIVGAGVFKEMSAELPITLTRELFVPVASAAGKEVARKSNKRPPGIWGCAMVIPLLDRSKDDGGEAFSEALKVLRQKQVRPNRGDRFLTSITGFEAVLPEDFSSDEYRLTMVYFSGQPDRGDIHLRAVIEDVLPSTISKLLEYMPQVAAEAIAVWRCLAAESGGDDRVPGYYESLFYLLTRAYGGCYLWSTLRSVLHKRPISWEAFVSGAAARMNGWVRMHSNKENEKQAFWNLKDEVTFYLAFRHFYNLYNRLLGGGGRVLSDWREMLKKVSTVPPVELSFNNVEELGFAAGYLVRLFSRWYWVATGAEKGGKDFIKHRIMAFGSALTPDMIWKKGLSRFQEYALKLNKLDQLMSDDFRRRAGVVESEYRRLRSQVASHKDEFIGAFWSGYMLALEGKQEKLQLYTVYIDRITSD encoded by the coding sequence TTGTTCATCGAGAGACTGATAGCCCAAGGAGAGCCGTTGCTGGAGTACGGGATGACACCAAGGCAAACCCTACTACAGATCTCGGACGTTGCTAATGAAAAACATGGACGATTCTTCGAAAATGTTATGGTGATAGAAGTTTGCTGTGAGAGGGAATTTGAGGCTGCAGCTCTGCCTCTGCAGACGTGGGGTGAACTCATAAGTCAGGAGGGAAAGAAGAAGAGAATCGTAACGTTTAGGCCCGACGTGGAGCGAGGACTAGGAACGCCATTCATTATAGTTACGGGGGGCATTAAGAAATATCCTCAGGGGAGATATGGTGTTCCTGTTTATCCGGCTTACCCCGGAAGTATAAATGAAATTTCAAGCAGCAAAGACGAAGCCCTTAGCTTCTTGCGGGGGCGTTTACGAAGAACCTTACATCTTCCCAGAAAATTTACATCTGAGGAGGAATTGGTTCTTGCCGAGCTACTGAGAGAGATTGCGTTGCAGGTAAAAAGGAGAATGGAAGAGGGAATAAGCCAAGGTTATGCTTTAGTAGTTCTGACTTTGCCAACTCCTAACGGTCCATATAGATATGCGGGAAAGATACCAATGATAGGTGATCCTTCATACACACTTGTAGGGGAAAGTATTCTACACAAGGGTCAGTTCATTGTTGCCCACCTACCAACAATTGCCAATTACTTCTGGGCGTCCAAAATGGAAGAAGGGGCTGAAAAAGGAAGAAGAGAGAGATGTTCTTTATGTGGTGTTAATGAGGAATCAGTATCCGTATATAGTAAAGCTTGGTCCTGGCTGGCCCCAACCTGGCATGCTCCTCTTTCTGAGGAACTAAAGAAAGGGAAAGACATTGACCTAGCCGCTGCAGTAGGAGCTCTCTGTAAGAAGTGTTATTCTTCTCTTATAGTAGGAGCAGGAGTTTTCAAGGAGATGTCGGCGGAATTACCTATCACGCTTACTCGGGAACTTTTTGTGCCTGTCGCATCTGCAGCGGGAAAGGAAGTGGCTAGAAAGTCTAACAAACGGCCTCCTGGGATCTGGGGATGTGCGATGGTTATTCCCCTGCTAGATAGGAGTAAGGACGACGGCGGGGAAGCTTTCAGCGAAGCATTGAAAGTATTGCGTCAAAAACAGGTTCGACCGAATCGAGGAGACCGGTTCTTGACCTCCATAACCGGGTTTGAGGCTGTCTTACCTGAAGATTTTAGCAGTGATGAGTATCGTTTGACTATGGTATATTTTTCCGGCCAACCCGATAGAGGAGACATACATTTGCGAGCCGTAATTGAGGATGTACTTCCTTCAACAATAAGTAAGCTCTTGGAATACATGCCACAAGTGGCGGCCGAAGCAATCGCCGTCTGGCGTTGTTTGGCAGCAGAAAGTGGGGGTGATGATAGAGTACCTGGATACTACGAGTCTCTTTTTTACTTGCTTACCCGTGCTTACGGTGGTTGCTACCTCTGGTCTACTTTACGGTCGGTGTTACACAAAAGACCAATCAGTTGGGAGGCTTTTGTCTCTGGTGCAGCGGCACGGATGAACGGGTGGGTCCGTATGCATAGTAACAAAGAAAACGAAAAGCAAGCGTTTTGGAATTTGAAAGACGAAGTGACCTTTTACTTGGCTTTTCGCCACTTTTATAACTTGTATAACAGATTGCTTGGGGGAGGAGGAAGAGTATTGAGTGATTGGCGGGAGATGTTGAAAAAGGTATCTACTGTTCCTCCGGTAGAACTCTCGTTCAATAACGTGGAAGAGCTTGGTTTTGCTGCCGGGTACCTAGTACGGCTTTTTTCTCGCTGGTACTGGGTAGCCACTGGTGCGGAAAAAGGAGGGAAAGATTTTATAAAACATAGGATAATGGCTTTCGGCTCTGCTCTTACTCCGGATATGATCTGGAAGAAGGGGTTATCCAGGTTTCAAGAATATGCTCTTAAATTAAACAAGTTGGACCAACTTATGTCAGATGACTTTCGTCGTCGAGCTGGAGTTGTAGAAAGTGAGTATCGGCGGCTAAGGTCGCAGGTTGCTTCACACAAGGATGAGTTTATTGGTGCCTTCTGGAGCGGATATATGTTGGCTTTAGAGGGTAAGCAGGAGAAGCTTCAATTATATACTGTTTATATTGACCGCATAACATCTGACTAA
- a CDS encoding helix-turn-helix transcriptional regulator → MVEEGQGMSSRQQLERILEIDRQIRALKYPNARSLAQELEVSERTIYQDRQFLVDRLGAPLAYDRKRGGWYYTDPNWALPSVLVTEGELLAFFLSVEIAKRYLGTAFEAPLRSAVEKITAGLKGQVEVSLKELQECYIFAPPSVVSVKEELLLDLYRAIQQCRQVKIRYFTASRGCWQVRVVEPYHLYNLRGDWYLIAFDHLRGEMRIFHAGRIDQWEVLSKVFTRDPQFSVEEWMAQAFVAERGEEPVEVVIKFDPYQARYIRERRWHSTQEIEELPGGGLLLCFFTGGLDEVKRWVMGYGSHAEVLAPTSLRQAVEEEIERMMQLYRKSC, encoded by the coding sequence ATGGTCGAGGAAGGGCAAGGTATGTCCAGCCGGCAGCAGCTTGAGCGCATATTGGAGATCGATAGACAGATCCGAGCTCTTAAGTATCCTAATGCCCGTAGCTTAGCTCAAGAGCTGGAAGTCAGTGAGCGTACAATCTATCAGGATCGCCAATTCTTAGTCGACCGCCTAGGAGCTCCCTTGGCTTACGACCGTAAGCGTGGCGGTTGGTACTACACGGATCCTAACTGGGCTTTGCCCTCGGTATTGGTGACGGAAGGAGAGCTTTTGGCCTTTTTCTTAAGCGTGGAGATAGCTAAGCGTTACCTAGGTACCGCTTTCGAGGCGCCTCTGCGTTCCGCAGTAGAAAAGATAACGGCCGGTCTAAAGGGTCAAGTGGAAGTAAGTCTAAAGGAGTTGCAGGAGTGTTATATTTTTGCTCCTCCGTCTGTAGTATCGGTAAAAGAAGAGCTCCTCCTTGATCTTTACCGGGCCATTCAGCAGTGCCGGCAGGTGAAGATACGCTATTTTACAGCTAGCCGGGGATGCTGGCAGGTACGGGTAGTGGAACCATATCACCTTTACAATCTCCGAGGGGACTGGTATCTCATCGCTTTCGACCACCTGCGGGGCGAGATGCGCATCTTTCACGCCGGTAGGATTGACCAGTGGGAGGTGCTGTCTAAAGTTTTCACCCGTGATCCCCAATTCTCTGTAGAGGAGTGGATGGCTCAGGCCTTCGTAGCCGAGAGGGGAGAGGAGCCGGTGGAGGTGGTGATCAAGTTTGACCCCTACCAGGCACGTTATATCCGTGAGAGGCGTTGGCACTCGACCCAAGAGATAGAGGAGCTTCCTGGTGGCGGCCTTCTTTTGTGCTTCTTCACTGGCGGCCTCGATGAGGTGAAACGCTGGGTGATGGGTTATGGCAGCCACGCTGAAGTTCTGGCTCCTACTTCTTTAAGGCAGGCGGTGGAGGAGGAAATCGAGAGAATGATGCAGCTTTACCGAAAGAGCTGTTAG
- the cas4 gene encoding CRISPR-associated protein Cas4 produces MEEPRVTEEATIVGSLVQAYSICPRQAWLMSRQVTPDEDNVYLQLGRLIQSQAYARERKELHLGHLALDLIRREGKTLVVAEVKKSSRASGAARLQLGFYLYELKRMGIEAEGELLFPEERYREPVILDEDLEKEIEGLKKKIWALIYQPLPPQPERGKFCGKCAYNEFCWA; encoded by the coding sequence ATGGAAGAACCTAGAGTTACAGAAGAAGCTACTATAGTGGGCAGCCTGGTCCAGGCCTATAGTATATGTCCCAGGCAGGCTTGGCTAATGTCTAGGCAGGTCACCCCCGACGAGGATAATGTATATCTGCAGCTCGGCCGGCTCATACAGAGCCAGGCTTATGCACGGGAGCGGAAGGAGCTACATTTAGGGCATCTGGCCCTCGATCTTATCCGCCGAGAAGGTAAAACCTTGGTAGTAGCTGAAGTGAAGAAGAGTTCACGTGCCTCAGGAGCTGCGCGCCTGCAGCTTGGCTTTTATCTGTATGAACTGAAAAGAATGGGAATTGAGGCCGAAGGCGAGCTTCTGTTTCCAGAGGAACGCTACCGGGAGCCTGTTATTCTTGATGAGGATCTAGAAAAGGAAATAGAGGGGCTTAAGAAGAAAATCTGGGCCCTCATTTATCAGCCTCTGCCACCGCAACCGGAAAGGGGAAAGTTTTGCGGCAAGTGCGCTTATAACGAGTTCTGCTGGGCCTAG
- the cas2 gene encoding CRISPR-associated endonuclease Cas2 codes for MYVILVYDVNVARVSKVLKTARKYLHWVQNSVLEGELTEASFRKLKMELERIIDREEDSILFYVLGSQRYTRREIIGVRKGGEEWVW; via the coding sequence TTGTATGTGATTCTGGTGTACGATGTAAACGTAGCCCGGGTATCCAAAGTGCTAAAGACTGCCCGCAAGTATCTGCACTGGGTGCAGAACTCGGTGTTGGAAGGAGAGCTCACGGAGGCAAGCTTCAGGAAACTTAAAATGGAGCTTGAGCGCATCATCGACCGGGAAGAAGATTCTATTCTCTTTTACGTCTTAGGGAGCCAACGGTACACCCGACGGGAGATAATAGGAGTTAGAAAGGGAGGCGAAGAGTGGGTGTGGTGA
- the cas6 gene encoding CRISPR-associated endoribonuclease Cas6 produces the protein MEQPALRNFLHEQGFELGKRKFKLFTFSRLMGKVRVAPRQGYMLFSPPINVVICSPLAIILQEVASGLLKQGYIRLGKELLQVDKVTATDQVVQGRNIVVRMLSPLTVYSTLVDSEYRYTHYYSPFEPRFQELILANLTKKYWLIFGRQAEQEGFSIEPLSVSEKDFKIVKYKGTIIKGWMGIYRLQGDPQLLEVALDAGLGGKNSQGFGCCELVGVEGG, from the coding sequence ATTGAGCAGCCGGCGCTGCGCAATTTTCTGCATGAGCAAGGCTTTGAGCTAGGTAAGCGAAAATTTAAACTTTTTACCTTCTCACGGCTTATGGGGAAAGTGAGGGTTGCTCCTCGACAAGGATACATGCTGTTTTCGCCCCCTATAAACGTTGTTATTTGTTCACCTCTGGCCATCATATTACAGGAAGTAGCTAGCGGCCTTCTAAAGCAGGGATACATCCGGCTGGGCAAAGAACTCCTCCAGGTGGACAAGGTGACGGCAACTGACCAAGTGGTCCAAGGAAGAAACATAGTAGTGCGGATGCTTTCTCCCCTAACGGTGTATAGCACCCTAGTTGATTCAGAGTACCGTTATACCCACTATTATTCTCCCTTTGAGCCTCGCTTCCAGGAATTGATTTTGGCTAATCTAACCAAAAAATATTGGCTGATTTTTGGTCGCCAGGCTGAACAGGAAGGGTTTTCTATAGAGCCTTTGAGCGTTAGCGAAAAGGATTTTAAGATTGTGAAGTACAAGGGTACTATCATAAAAGGATGGATGGGTATTTATCGTTTACAAGGCGATCCTCAGCTTTTAGAAGTGGCCCTGGATGCAGGATTGGGTGGCAAGAACTCTCAGGGTTTTGGATGTTGTGAATTGGTAGGAGTAGAAGGAGGATAA